The segment ATAATCAGATTTTCGCCAGTTGATGCCATGGTTAACTTCACCGATTTACGATAATAGCCTGCCTGCTCTACAGTAGGCCATTCAGACTCATTTATGAAACCGATCGATATTGATTGCATGGATATTTGTGTTATAAAATGTCACGTCAATTTGAAGGAGTTTGCGGAATTAAATGATGATTCCGATTGAGATGTCATCTGTCATGGACTGAGCCCTGGTGGTAAGTAAACTACtctagaaaataaaaataaaataaatggtcAAATAAATTACATCCTGGCAAGCATTTCTGCTAAATCCCACACACTGCAAAAGCAGGTACTGGGCATGCAGAATTGATATTCAACATCGCAGAATAAAGAAGTTTTACTGAAATGCATAAACTGCTATTGAGTTACACTAGAGTTTATATTTTCCATATTATCATAATGCATGATATTAAAAATGCATATTGGAAGCACATAGTCGATGGCCATGGTATAAGTAGTGGGCTGTAGGCTAGAGAGCTAGGCTTTGCTGACATGTGGTGGCGATTTCATCATCATAACTATGATATCTCTTTGTTTATTGCGTGTTTGgttgacatctctctctctctctctctctctttgtctctctcaattaaatttcaattcaattgaagtgctttattggcatgggaacaatatgcttacattgccaaagcaagtgaaatagataataaacaaaagtgaaataaacaataaaaaaataacagtaaacattacacttacacaaaagttccaaaagaatgaagacatttcaaacgtcatataatgtatatatacagtgttgtaatgatgtgaaaatagttaaagtataaaaaggaaaataaataaacataaatatagtttgtatttacaatgatgtttgttcttcactggttgtccttttcttgtggcaacaggtcacaagtcttgctgctgtgattgcacactgtggtatttcacccaatagatataggAGTTAAtgaaaattggatttgtttacaaattatttgtgggtctgtgtaatctgaggggaatatgtgtctctaatatctctctctctctctcactcactctttcgGGGTTGCTTTTTGATTTCTGCTGTGGGGTAAGAGTGCAGTGGGGATGTTGTCATGGAGTCTGTAATCCAATCAAAGAAGAGGGGAGCGTAATCCATGATAATCCCACatccaaagagacagagagggaaagggatGAGGGAGAAAACATGTTTGTAGATACACCATGTTCCTGTTTGAATGGAACTGCCTTTAATATGTTTGTTGCTTCATCAGGACCCCCTGTAGAACATAATGATTCATCCCAAGGGATGTATCCCGCCAAAATGTCTGAATAAAACAAATAGATACATCAGAATTACTTACAGTAGGCCTAGTCTTCCTTTCATCACTTGCTCttaacgtatgtgtgtgtgtgtgtgtaactctgtctgtctgcggTCTCGTCCAGCAGCTGGCTGCCTGGGCAGAGGATCCCTGTTGCTAGGGAGACTTCACCACAGAGACATGGCCCTGAGAGAGCAAATAGAGGAAGGGCCAGAAGAAACCCTCTCCTAGGGTaaactacagagacaggagagagaagaaggggtggagagagtagagaggtccAAAGAGGAAGAAAGGAccgagggaagagagggaagagaaggagagtcTGTCAGTCTCAGGTAAGGGTCAGTGTATTCTGTAAAATAGAATGCCAGTAGAATGGAGAGTCATAGGGGCTCAAAAACAGAGAAAACCAGGAACATTGAGGAGGAAGTTAacactgctgtatgctgctgtATGGCTGTCTGGCTGTTTTGCTCTGCAtggatctgtgtgtctgtgtgtgctgtaGGATGGGTTATGACCTGGAGAGGTTTGTGGGGTACGTGAACGAGGGgcttctgtgctgtgtgtgtcggGATGTGTTGGAGCGCCCCCTCCAGGCCCCCTGTGAACATGCCTACTGCGACGCCTGCATCAGCTCCTGGCTCATACACCACCATTCCTGTCCCGAGGACAGACTTCCACTGGACATCAGCACTCTGAGACCACtgcacaggtacacacactcacacagaaacACCCacgcagacacatacacactcacacagaaacagtcacacacacacacacacacacacacacacacacacacacacacacacacacacacacactatgatatGATTATTCCAACAAccgctgtctggtctggtctgtgttAGGTACATGCGTAATGACCTGTCTAGGCTCCAGATCCGTTGTGTTAACTCTGGCCAGGGTTGTGATGCCGTCTGCTGCCTGGAGACACTTCACACACACGAGGACGAGTGTCCATTCACCTTCATATCCTGCTCCTCCACAGGTACTACAGCTCTGTGTGTATTACAGtcaatggaggctgctgaggggaggacggctcataataatgcctGGAATGGATTCAATGGAATGGTaacaaacatgtggtttccatgtggttgataccatttcattgactccattccatcctcccctcagcagcctccactgattacagtgtattataatacagagagagtgtgtgtgtaagtgtattAGAGAaatgtatagtatactacatgCAAGTGTGTTTAGTTTAGACGGAGCAGAAGTGATATGACACCTGTGTGAGGGGAGCAGGTGGTAGACCAGTAGTCATGGTGACATCATACAGAGCCCAGCTGGGATGAACAATGACCTTTGCTCCAGGTAGCAGTTGCtcttaggtacagatctaggatcatctTACCTTAACCAAATCCCAACCTTTACGATTATGGGTGAAATGCAAATAAAATACCCTAGATCTGTGTTGGGGAAACATCCAACTACTCAGGGAGGGATCCCACCTACATTTTTAATGAGAAACATCCCCCAGAGGATGAGAGCCAATGCAACATATGGAAGGGGGGGGTTGGTATTAGGTGAACTCTCACGTGTCTGTGACCTGTTGTTGGCAGGTGGAGACTACATATGTTACCAGTGCGGTAGGTGTCAATGTGTTTGCGTTTGTGTGGTATTGGATTGGATTGTGTTTCATTCATTTGCATGATTAAAAACACAAGTTGTTATCCTTCAATCTTCCTTTGACCTTCTGCTACTGCATCTCTGAGTGGGGGAGTGCTTGAGTGCCATGCAATGCAGTGGAGTGGGGTAGAGGAAGGCggagaggggtagaggaaggtggagaggggtagaggaaggTGGAGCGGGGTAGAGGAAGGCGGAAAGGGGTAGAGGAAGGCGGAGTGGGGTAGAGGAAGGCGGAGTGGGGTAGAGGAAGGCggagaggggtagaggaaggTGGAGCGGGGTAGAGGAAGGCGGAGCGGGGTAGAGGAAGGCGGAGCGGGGTAGAGGAAGGCGGAGCGGGGTAGAGGAAGGCGGAGCGGGGTAGAGGAAGGCGGAGTGGGGTAGAGGAAGGCGGAGCGGGGTAGAGGAAGGCGGAGCGAGGTAGAGGAAGGGGTTGGGGgtgagaaagacagtgagagactTTCAGTAGGTCTCAAGTGTTGCTCTCTAACTTCGTCTTTCTGTTACTTTCTGTATTCCTCTCCTtaactcctctttcctctctccacctccccaggTTGTCCGGTgcaggtggagaggaggggtctagAGTCTCACCTGTTGGAGTGTGAGTTCCGCAGCAGGGCGTGTCCTAGCGGCTGTGGCCACACCCTCCTCTCTGTAGACCAATCACAGCACAACTGTGTTGCAGAGCTACGAACAGAATTGGAGCTGCTCAGGTTTGTGTGTTTGAGGTGATGGATTGAGATATATTAGGATGTTATATCTGTGTCGTTCCTAACAAATCCTTGACAAAGCTGTGCCAATATTTAGAATATTCTAGAACCTCAAGGGCGACATCATTGCTTTTATACAATGGATATTGTGATTTATTGTGACacatgcgtgtgtttgtgtgtgttgcagggCAGAGATGTTGGGTAAGGTGGAGGAGGTGAGGTGTGAGATGGAGTCGAGGCTGGACTCTCAGAGGAGACACATGGTGCAGAAAGAGTCTCTGTTGAAGAGCGAGGTGGAGGACCTCAAGGTGACACACTTATATGTACTACCtataggaatgtgtgtgtgtgtgtgtgtgtgtgtgttatgacacatccctgtgtgtgtgtagggccagGTGTCGAGGGTGGTGTGTGATGTGCGGGCTCTCTTGGGGGCAGAGCGCCTGCGGAGACAGGAGCTGGCAGAAGCGGAGCTAGAGAAGAGGGAGCTACTGGAGATGCTCCGGAGCCTGCAGCCATGCAGGGGCCAGCGGAACAGAGACGAGCAAATCAGAGGACTGCATCAAGAAGACGGGACAATTAGGAGCCAGCTTCAAGTGGAACACCCAACCAGGGGCCTGCTGAGGGCGGGGCCAACACAGGCTTCTACCCAATCACTACCCTCGGCTTTGCCCACTCCAGCCTTATACCCGCCTACCTCCCCACAGCCAGGAGAGGTGTCACGAAAGGCCCGCCCCCGCAGCCTTACCCTCGACTGCATCAAGAGCAGAGAGGTCACCGTCATCTGAGGGGCCATTCCTAATGTTACTGTGTTATGTTCAGCACTGGGTTATGTTCAGTAGGCGCAAATGAGAGAAAATGCTTTAAGTTCCTCAATTCCTTCTTCATTTAACCGTCTCAAAACATTTTTATCTGGTGTGGCATCTCCTGAACGCACCCTTGATGATTGGCAGGTACCTGTGACATTGCTTCAACTCAGAGAAAACCAGCCTGCTGAGATCCTAAATAAAGTCTGCTGAAACACCTCTGATCTCTGGTCCTCTTAAGGTACAATAGTCTTACTCCATCTACTCTAATGGATTGGAATTATATACAGCTCATCATGCATTTCTTACATTGCATATACCCCATGCATCGATCCGTCTGTCAATCCAACCATccatactaacataccacagtgaggaacactaacacactactcCAGACAGCGCTCTCAATCACAGAACTTTATTGAGTCTGAACAACAATGTAAAAGAACTAAAACAAAATACAACAAAttccacacatcatcatcaatagaATCCCACAGAGGACACGTTTCCATGGAGATGATAAACTCATTATTCCTGATTGGTCCGTTAAGAGCCGTGACGGGCTGCAGTCATTGGTCAGGTTTGTTTACCTAGTGAAGGAGCGAACGTGTCGTCCCCTCCCCCCTCCGCTGCCTCCCCCACCGCTAAATTTCCCCCCCTGggaccccctcccccctcctcctccctgactCAGCCACGACAGGCCTGTACCCCCACGACCTCGAGGGGCGCGGTCCCGCGGAGCCAGGCGATATGCAcctggaagagagggagagggagtgagaagaaCAAGGGTGACCATCAGTAATTGTGCATGAAAGTATTATCTTGTGTTCATGTTGTTCTCtgaatatgtatgtgtgtgtgtttatacagtaTGTACGTGTGCAAacgggtatgtgtgtgtgtgtacctgcaggCTGCTGGCGTGAGGGCAGGGGGCCGCGTGTGAAGTTGCTCTGCCCGCCCCTGGCATCACTGTACGTTCCTCTGTGGGTAACCGGTGGCAACGGACCACTCCACGACGTGCCACCTCGCCCACCCTCACGGCGGGCATTATAGTTACCTAGAATGGAGGGGGATGGGAAGACATGTTAGTCAAAGGTTCTTTGAAAGACAACAGACCCACTTGTTAGTTTACAacgatgtttgtgtgtgtgtgtgtgtgtcaacataCCAGACAGCAGCACTCCTTTAGGCTGCGGTGGGGTGAAAAAGCGTGTCTGCTGGCTGTGGAAGGCAGCCCTGCCTCTATTCCCAGTGAACAGGCCTCTGGTGGGGGGTTTGGGGGAGCTCTTAGGGGGTCGCTTGGGGGGCAACAGGCCCAGGGGAGTCCCAACGTCTTTAAACTCCGCCGCCACAAAGTCATCCACATGCATGCTGGGAGGGCGCGAAGTGTTCTGTTTGCGCTGGCGGAAGATGTCGTGGGGGCGACAGAGCTGTCCCCCGAAGCCCCCTCTACCTCGACCGCGAGGAGCAGCCATCATGTGGGCTCTCTTAGCTGGCTCGATGTAGTCTGACTTACCACTGCAGGGAGGAAGAGGACGACACAGGCCTCTTTGTTAACATGTGGGTCACATACAATCACATTATGTACCTGAAGAtgataaaagtgtgtgtgtgtgtgtgtgtacctggtgatGAAGGTCTCGTGTTTGTGCTTGCCCAGCCTGAAGCCCTTGTTAGTTTTGGTATGACTGGGAGACAAGGGCTCAGACAGGAAGGAGCGTTCCAGCTCTGACTTCAGGTCCAACTCTGGACAACACTCCTGGGCCAGGCCTAGCAGGTCCACCTTCACCTAGGAACAGAGAggtttactcacacacacacactgacagaaagacacacacacattcaaacaacACACAGGTGTCTCACCATGTCTAGTTCAGCCTCCATGTCATCAGTGTGGAAGGGGGAGAACCACAGAGCCTTCAGCTGCTCATCCAACACctcagacaatacaaacaccGTCCTACAGgagggaacacacacagacagtcagaacAGGACCCACACAGCTTCGGGTCAAAACTGGGTCCATAGCATTCAAGACAAGCCAAATTCCCCAAACAGATTGAGTTCATACAGGcgcataatttaaaaaacagttgATTAAAATTGCACTTTTgttaaaggtgcactatgcagaaatcgctctgccatttcctggttgctaaaattctaatagtttgcctaatttcagtttatgtgacaaaacaggcAAGTAtcgtgtagagaatcattgtacgaTCTAAAccgcattataaactgggtggtttgagccctgaatgctgattggctgacagccgtagtACATCAGAATATGACAAACACTTATttatactgctctaattatgttggtaaccagtttataatagcaaaagGCACcacgggggtttgtgatatggccaatataccacggctaagggctgtgtccaggcactcggcatccgcgttgcgtcgtgcgtaagaacagcccttagctgttctaaactacaggactgttttgctatcaaagactggaacatgttccgggattcttccaatgacattgaggaatacaccacatcagtcactggctttatcaataagtgcatccaGGACGTTGTCCccgcagtgactgtacgtacataccccaaccagaagccatggattacaggcaacattcgcactgagctaaagggaagaattccgctttcaaggtgcgggactctaacccggaagcttacaagaaatcctgctatgccctgcgacgaaccatcaaacaggcaaagcgtcaatacagggctaagattgaatcatactacaacGGCTcagacgctcgtcagatgtggcagatgtggcagggctaactattacagactacaaagggaagcacagccgcgagctgcctagtgacacaagcctaccagacgagctaattcacttctatgctcgcttcgaggcaagcaacactgaggtatgcatgagagcatcagctgttccggacgactgtgtgatcacgctctccgtagccgacgtgagtaagacctttaaacaggccaACGTACACAAGGctgtggggccagacggattaccaggacgtgtgctccgggcatgtgctgaccaactggcaggtgtcttcactgacattttcaacatgtccctggttgagtctgtaataccaacatgtttcaagcagaccaccatagtccctgtgcccaagaacacgaaggcaacatgcctaaatgactacagacccgtagcactcacatccgtagccatgaagtgctttgaaaggttggtaatggctcacatcaacaccattatcccagaaatcctagacccactctaatttgcataccgcccaaacagatccacagattatgcaatctctattgcactccacactgccctttcccacctggacaaaaggaacacctatgtgagaattctattcattgactacagctcagcgttcaacaccatagtaccctcaaagctcatcactatgctaaggaacctgggactaaacacctccctctgcaactggatcctggacttcctgacgggccgcccccaagtggtgagggtaggtagcaacacatctgccacgctgatcctcaacactggagctgcCCAGGGGTGCGtggtcagtcccctcctgtactccctgttcacccacgactgcatggtcaggcacgactccaacaacatcattaagtttgcatacgacacaacagtggtaggcctgatcaccaacaacgacgagacagcctatagggaggaggtcagagacctggcagggaggtgccagaataacaacctatccctcaacgtaaccaagactaaggagatgattgtggactacaggaaaaggaggaccgagcacgcccccattctcattgacggggctgtagtggagcaggttgagagcttcaagttccttggtgtccacatcaacaacaaactagaatggtccaaacacaccaagacagtcgtgaagagggcacgacaaagcctattccccctcaggaaactaaaaagatttggcatgggtcctgagatcctcaaaaggttctacagctgcaacatcgagagcatcctgaccggttgcatcactgcctggtatggcaattgctcggcctccgaccgcaaggcactacagagggtagtgcgtacggcccagtacatcactggggcaaagctgtctgccatccaggacctctacaccaggcggtgtcaaaggaaggccctaaaattgtcaaagaccccagccaccccagtcatagactgttctctctactaccgcatggcaagcggtaccggagtgccaagtctaggacaaaaaggcttctcaacagtttttacccccaagccataagactcctgaacaggtaatcaaatggctacccggactatttgcattgtgtgccctgcccccccaacccctcttttacgctgctgctactctgtttatcatatatgcatagtcactttaactatacattcatgtacataccacctcaattgacctgaccaaccagtgctcacgcacattggctaaccgggctatctgcagtgtgtcccaccacccgccaacccctctttttacgctactgctactctctgttcacctcaataagcctgactaaccggcgTCTGTATATTGCCTTGCTACTATTATTTTCAAATtaatttttactgttgttttatttctttacttacctacacacacacagagacatacctttttttcgcactattggttagagcctgtaagtaagcatttcactgtaaggtattcctgttgtattcggcgcacatgacaaataaactttgatttgatattggCCATATAGCACACCCCCTCGGGCCGTATTGCTTACCTTTACATACCTTTACGTATTACATACctttttttcgcactattggttagagcctgtaagtaagcatttcactgtaaggtacacctgttgtattcggcgcacatgacaaataaactttgatttgatattggCCATATAGCACACCCCCTCGGGCCGTATTGCTTAAGTGAAATATATCTTCCATGACTGTTtctgctgtttgaagctggtgtgcaaaaccgaaagtaaaagatgcaaaaatttAAGAACTGGAAGCATAAAAATAGCACGCATATAACAGACCTACCGCTTCTAGACGTGCGTTcagtgagaatgacagatctataagtcacatttctatgtgaatttgttcAGCTCgcacaaaaagttacatattgcagctttaatggtATCTATTGGGCCAACAGTGTCAGTGGGCGGTACCTGTGGTTGAACTGGGCCAATAGCGTGTCAGGGTTGGGTAGAGTGGGCTCCGTCTCAGGGGGAGAAGATGTGGTAGTGGTCTCCGTAGTAGTCTCCAGCGTCTGTCGTAGACCAATCACATTTTCCAACAGGGTCTCCAATGAATCCTCCTCCTTGCACAGCTTCTACAAACACACAACAGTTACTTCCACTACTTCCGACCGGAGATCTGTACTTGCATTTATAATCATTACTAtgcacaaagtgtgtgtgtgtgtgtgtaccgtgaTGTGTTTCTCTAGTGTGTTAAGAGGGTGTGTGTCAGTCTCCTCCCACTGCAGCAGAGCCTTCATCTCTGAGCCAGTCAGAGCCACAGACCTTGGGGATGGGACCAGCCCGgactcttcccctccactctcctccccacagCAACCCTGGGTATgagaagagagagtgacagagacaatGATTAATGATATACGGGCGGATCGGCCTTCACATCGGCAGATAATGGTTGACTGGATAATGGTTGATCATGTTAATATGGACTTGTTTGGGGTTTTACCAGAGGGTCAGTGTTGAGGATCTGTCGTAGGAAGtccagcagagcagagaggagttcAGCCGAGTCTTTCCTGAAGGAGAACACCTGTCTCTTCAACAGAGCACACACACTGGCACTGTGCTTCTTCAGAGCCCTAAAAACACACATCTCTAAAGTTGAATTCGGTGTTCCACAGGGTTCAGTGCTTTAACCACTACTATTGTCTATATACACATGCTACACTTGCATTGATCTAAACTCCTGGcaatgaggagtgtgtgtgtacccTTTGAGGTGGTAGAGTCCATAGTCATGTTCTGTGAGGAACATGAGTGTTCTGAGACAGGTGAGGAGCAGAGCGGCACTGCTCTCTCCATTCCCCAAAACCTCCATCAGAGAGTCGCACACTGATGAGATCATTTCCCGTCCTGGCAGGGCATTGGCCAGTTGCTCGGCCTCTGACACACACCCCTCGGCTGGGTGGGGCACCACCAGAGAGAtgtcctaacacacacacacacacacacgcacacacacacacacagcagagttaACCCAATGAGTCCCACCGTTTACAAAAACGTCTGTAGAGTCAGAATGATTTGAGATGCTTGGCAAAAGCTGACTGTCAGGAACACAAACATGTAACATGTTTCGTCTCTATGATGCTCATAAACTACACAAGAATTGTTAgaaggtaaggggttcttctacatagaagaccatAGTAAATCCCTGCACATAGTGTCTATAAcactgtaaggggttcttctacatagaagacctTAGTAAATCCCAGCACGTAGTGTCTATAAcactgtaaggggttcttctacatagaagaccttagtaaatcccaggacatagtgtctataacactgtaaggggttcttctacatagaagaccttagtaaatcccaggacatagtttCTATAACACTGTGataagctcacatagttgctgtTATAAACTCTGAACAGTTGTCACTGACAGGTTAGATATTCATTTTCCAGtgagcaaaccatttctgtacttaGAGCATTCTTATAACTACATTTCTATCGGGTTTTTGCTCtgtcaataaaactcatgaatgCAACTGTTTATGTCAAATAGTTAGgtgttctacttgtagccctggttgtcctgaaaagaacATGGTAAAACACTTCATTGTGAGACTAAATATAACGGCTGGACATGcagataaatgaaagtcagaTACAAGTCTTGGGACTGATGGGGTTAAACAcctttctctatccctcttccGCTCCCTCTTACCTGGCTCAGCCTGATATACGACCCCCTGCTAGTCTGACACATAGTTCAGACTAAAGAGCATCCACAAAGACCTACATGTTTATGAACATAACACGCACCAATTCACCCCATACCTCTCCATTGTTATAGCTGAAGGAAAGACAACAGCTAGTGGATGAAGTGCATTAGCTTCATACAATACCAGGTGCTTCGTGTGTTACCTGGTCACACAGTGACTGCAGGACAGTTCCCACCAGCTCTGCACAGTGCTGTTGTGGCAGGGCGTGGTCAGCAGCGGGAACCAATAGGGACAGTAGCAGGGGGAAGACATCAGCCAATGGCTCGTCTCCAGGGGCGGAGCCAGAGAGCAGGTGTAACGTTGCGATCTTACAGGCTCTCTGGGAAACCAGGGTGtcgaatagagagaggagacgcagGACCTGCCCCCAACCGGGACTCTTACCCTCAACACTGaaaaacacaaccacacataccaaaatcaaaaacacaaccacacataccGAAATCaaaaacacaaccacacataccAAAATCAAAAACACAACCACACATTCCGAAATCaaaaacacaaccacacataccaaaatcaaaaacacaaccacacataccaaaatcaaaaacacaaccacacataccaaaatcaaaaacacaaccacacataccAAAATCAAAAACACAACCACACATTCCGAAATCaaaaacacaaccacacataccaaaatcaaaaacacaaccacacataccaaaatcaaaaacacaaccacacataccaaaatcaaaaacacaaccacacataccAAAATCAAAAACACAACCACACATTCCGAAATCaaaaacacaaccacacataccaaaatcaaaaacacaaccacacataccaaaatcaaaaacacaaccacacataccGAAATCaaaaacacaaccacacataccaaaatcaaaaacacaaccacacataccGAAATCAAAAACACAACCACACATTCCGAAATCAAAAACACAACCACGCATACCAAAATCaaaaacacaaccacacataccGAAATCaaaaacacaaccacacataccGAAATCAAAAACACAACCACGCATACCGAAATCAAAAACACAACCACATATACCGAAATCaaaaacacaaccacacataccGA is part of the Salvelinus fontinalis isolate EN_2023a chromosome 6, ASM2944872v1, whole genome shotgun sequence genome and harbors:
- the LOC129857035 gene encoding RING finger protein 151-like gives rise to the protein MGYDLERFVGYVNEGLLCCVCRDVLERPLQAPCEHAYCDACISSWLIHHHSCPEDRLPLDISTLRPLHRYMRNDLSRLQIRCVNSGQGCDAVCCLETLHTHEDECPFTFISCSSTGCPVQVERRGLESHLLECEFRSRACPSGCGHTLLSVDQSQHNCVAELRTELELLRAEMLGKVEEVRCEMESRLDSQRRHMVQKESLLKSEVEDLKGQVSRVVCDVRALLGAERLRRQELAEAELEKRELLEMLRSLQPCRGQRNRDEQIRGLHQEDGTIRSQLQVEHPTRGLLRAGPTQASTQSLPSALPTPALYPPTSPQPGEVSRKARPRSLTLDCIKSREVTVI